A DNA window from Streptomyces asoensis contains the following coding sequences:
- a CDS encoding SWIM zinc finger family protein codes for MDGTEDDGTPVAPDTARETDTGPAAEARRALRAAREGAQEPQPSVAPSPEPPQRRGDPAAAPAPVSSPASRPADAARAALRRPASAPPADTAPRRQPGSVTGPGAVPEPGFVPEPGSVPETVATAGVGAPGDPLAGEPAAGAPADPAAAAADSVRASAQPGGTPQGDDPGSTPSGETTADGARSEDAASADAGTRSAQASPPPRPGDAAREALRAARAEARQEAEARQAAAGGRLRTGRRTAEDARRPRTDVRPAEVRRPDRTRDPVADGRARAVREMLAGAFRMPPEDPAEPDAVTGGGAVSQETAPDAVADGTALGAVTVPAAPSGDRLPPEPAPEPAPRTEPSDALRGAPEPAHSPRSMGAPARDGDHRRTFPAFPPRADGPFAGTWWGNAWVTALEEGALDLKRLARGRGYAERGSVDAITVTPGLVLAYVQGSRPRPYRVQVRLRTLGDADWERFLEAAVERPGHIAALLDKEMPESLADCGVPLLPGPGDLEPQCSCPDRGHPCKHAAALCYQTARLLDADPFVLLLLRGRGEREVLDALSRRNATRAARAAQQQDPEPLPGVRAAEALAARTLPPLPAPLPVPPHPEQPPAYPSAPDGPDSFALDHLATDAAARAHALLATGHDEIGELDLWRDAVRLAASRPGSGLTVSTRALYAALAAAVGRTPSDLARAVAAWRQGGPEGLTVLEETWDPPAGRFDRARPLLLAADLPAFRPRRNHLTHPRGHVQLRFGQDGLWYAYESEPGQDDWWPRGTPDPDPVGALTGLGTADDL; via the coding sequence GTCCTCGCCCGCCTCCCGTCCCGCGGACGCGGCCCGCGCCGCTCTGCGCCGCCCGGCCTCCGCACCCCCGGCGGACACCGCTCCCAGGCGGCAGCCCGGGTCCGTCACGGGGCCCGGGGCCGTACCTGAGCCCGGGTTCGTACCGGAGCCGGGGTCCGTGCCGGAAACCGTGGCCACGGCGGGCGTCGGCGCCCCCGGGGATCCCCTCGCCGGGGAGCCGGCCGCGGGCGCTCCCGCCGACCCGGCGGCCGCGGCCGCCGACTCCGTGCGGGCTTCCGCGCAGCCGGGGGGCACCCCGCAGGGGGACGATCCGGGAAGCACCCCGTCAGGGGAGACCACCGCCGACGGCGCACGGTCCGAGGACGCCGCATCGGCGGACGCCGGGACCCGGTCCGCCCAGGCGTCCCCGCCGCCGAGGCCCGGGGACGCGGCCCGCGAGGCACTGCGTGCGGCACGCGCGGAGGCCCGGCAGGAGGCGGAGGCCCGGCAGGCCGCTGCCGGAGGCCGGCTCCGGACGGGCCGCAGGACGGCGGAGGATGCCCGGCGTCCCCGAACCGACGTACGTCCGGCCGAAGTCCGGCGGCCCGACCGCACCCGCGATCCCGTCGCCGACGGGCGGGCGCGCGCCGTACGGGAGATGCTCGCGGGCGCCTTCCGCATGCCGCCGGAGGACCCGGCCGAGCCCGACGCGGTCACCGGCGGCGGGGCCGTGTCCCAGGAGACCGCCCCCGACGCCGTCGCCGACGGGACGGCCCTCGGCGCTGTGACGGTGCCCGCGGCGCCCTCCGGCGACCGGCTCCCACCGGAACCCGCACCCGAACCCGCACCCCGCACCGAGCCGTCCGACGCCCTTCGGGGCGCTCCGGAGCCCGCTCACTCGCCCCGCTCCATGGGCGCCCCCGCGCGCGACGGTGATCACCGGCGTACGTTCCCGGCGTTCCCGCCCCGCGCGGACGGGCCGTTCGCCGGCACCTGGTGGGGCAACGCCTGGGTGACCGCGCTCGAGGAGGGCGCCCTCGACCTGAAGCGCCTGGCCCGCGGACGCGGCTACGCGGAGCGCGGGAGCGTGGACGCGATCACGGTGACCCCCGGGCTCGTCCTGGCGTACGTGCAGGGCAGCCGTCCGCGTCCCTACCGTGTGCAGGTGCGGCTGCGCACGCTGGGCGACGCGGACTGGGAGCGGTTCCTGGAGGCGGCCGTCGAGCGGCCCGGCCACATCGCCGCGCTGCTCGACAAGGAGATGCCCGAGTCCCTCGCCGACTGCGGGGTGCCGCTGCTGCCGGGGCCCGGCGATCTGGAGCCGCAGTGCAGCTGCCCCGACCGAGGACACCCCTGCAAGCACGCGGCGGCCCTGTGCTACCAGACCGCGCGGCTGCTCGACGCCGACCCGTTCGTGCTGCTCCTGCTGCGCGGCCGGGGCGAACGCGAGGTGCTGGACGCGCTGTCCCGCCGTAACGCCACCCGGGCGGCCCGTGCCGCGCAGCAGCAGGACCCGGAGCCCCTGCCGGGCGTGCGGGCGGCCGAGGCCCTGGCCGCACGCACGCTCCCGCCGCTGCCCGCGCCGCTGCCGGTGCCGCCGCATCCGGAGCAGCCCCCGGCCTATCCCTCCGCGCCCGACGGCCCCGACTCCTTCGCACTGGACCACCTCGCGACCGACGCGGCCGCCCGTGCGCACGCCCTGCTGGCCACCGGCCACGACGAGATCGGCGAACTCGACCTGTGGCGGGACGCCGTCCGGCTCGCCGCGTCCCGCCCCGGTTCCGGGCTCACCGTCTCCACCCGGGCCCTCTACGCCGCGCTCGCCGCCGCCGTCGGGCGCACCCCTTCCGATCTGGCCCGGGCCGTGGCCGCGTGGCGGCAGGGCGGGCCGGAGGGGCTCACCGTCCTGGAGGAGACCTGGGATCCGCCCGCCGGGCGCTTCGACCGGGCCCGGCCCCTCCTCCTCGCCGCCGACCTCCCCGCGTTCCGGCCGCGCCGCAACCACCTGACCCACCCCCGGGGCCATGTCCAACTCCGCTTCGGACAGGACGGGTTGTGGTACGCGTACGAATCGGAACCCGGGCAGGACGACTGGTGGCCGCGCGGCACACCCGACCCGGACCCGGTCGGCGCCCTCACCGGCCTCGGTACGGCGGACGACCTCTGA